A single Euwallacea similis isolate ESF13 chromosome 1, ESF131.1, whole genome shotgun sequence DNA region contains:
- the LOC136408542 gene encoding uncharacterized protein, whose amino-acid sequence MFLSRLFQLSSLKLGSPVIQRWLTTQPQQISKIQLAPLLNHWIYPQNYQIQSPVPINSLIDLPGSLLRVPPHIEPIKIKNEIIAPSTENSETPKLAIRMIVIRRKKMKKHKLKKLRKKMKFEWAKRRQRREMKKEKAFQAILINQCKEAESFSAEDYVNQKLGKLNEVIIPKYWKGKKLFREKIELPPK is encoded by the exons ATGTTTCTCTCCAGATTATTCCAGTTAAGTTCATTGAAAC TGGGATCCCCAGTAATTCAACGATGGCTAACTACTCAGCCCCagcaaatttccaaaattcaatTAGCCCCCCTGTTGAACCACTGGATCTACCCACAAAACTACCAAATTCAAAGTCCAGTTCCAATAAATAGTCTTATAGACCTTCCCGGTAGTTTATTGAGGGTGCCACCTCACATAgaaccaattaaaattaaaaatgaaataattgcTCCTAGTACCGAAAATTCAGAAACTCCAAAATTGGCTATTCGAATGATTGTTAtaagaagaaagaaaatgaagaaacacaagcttaagaaattgcgaaaaaagatgaaatttgaGTGGGCAAAG AGAAGACAGAGGAGAGaaatgaagaaagaaaagGCCTTCCAAGCAATTCTTATCAATCAGTGTAAAGAAGCTGAGTCATTTTCTGCTGAGGACTATGTAAACCAGAAACTCGGAAAACTGAATGAAGTAATCATACCAAAATACtggaaaggtaaaaaattgtttagagAGAAAATTGAGTTACCCccaaaataa
- the LOC136408366 gene encoding uncharacterized protein, whose amino-acid sequence MNLLRNVRSFITSYFEKKAPTIEIVEEVGLIDIYFEKLLDIFLWDDIETSLQFMLAVNLIFLTTLLYRPHFYGFISVITLVVFIYDWIKRSDLYMQYKGGYSNILKKMRTILHNMFHNICTLRRESPILYYPPMVLLFWTLLWISKNVPLVKSAYAIVMFLFIIRQVCLSIPKPILLKIESVFNALGTPTYVLAEDELIPFIQGKDFNRHDADVESVLTDRTADSVTNSLISGISSMPSYLEIVESHEEIQEEDLIPRLTRAGVLVTPGELSSDSDSENKDIRFDSDHFNTSSSEDDPYSKDLNFPKVEQSPLLPSNIEGVSMIRSMINTVGGNLVANMFQSTVYSRLPETKKRNASGSDSDFELVDANELDYDSK is encoded by the exons ATGAACTTGCTGCGGAATGTCCGGTCCTTTATAACCAgctattttgagaaaaaggcACCAACAATAGAGATTGTTGAAGAGGTCGGACtaattgatatttatttcGAAAAGCTCCTAGACATATTTTTGTGGGATGATATAGAAACTTCTTTGCAATTTATGTTGGCAGTCAACTTAATTTTCTT AACTACCCTGCTATACAGACCACACTTCTATGGCTTTATTAGTGTGATTACCTTAGTAGTGTTCATTTATGACTGGATTAAAAGAAGTGATTTGTACATGCAGTATAAGGGGGGATATTCCaacatcttaaaaaaaatgagaacTATTCTACATAATATGTTCCACAATATTTGTACTTTAAGGAGAGAAAGCCCAATTTtg TATTATCCTCCCATGGTTTTACTATTTTGGACCCTGCTCTGGatatctaaaaatgttcctcttgtAAAATCTGCCTATGCCATTGTTatgtttttattcattataaGACAAGTGTGCTTATCAATCCCAAAgccaattttattgaaaattgaatcaGTTTTTAATGCATTAGGAACACCAACAT ATGTTCTTGCTGAAGATGAACTTATTCCGTTTATTCAAGGGAAAGACTTCAACAGACATGATGCAGATGTAGAAAGTGTGTTGACAGATAGAACCGCAG ATTCAGTTACAAATAGCCTAATCAGCGGGATATCCTCAATGCCTTCATACTTGGAGATAGTAGAGAGTCATGAGGAAATCCAAGAAGAAGATTTAATTCCACGACTCACAAGGGCGGGAGTCTTAGTTACACCTGGTGAACTCTCAAGCGATTCTGATTCGGAAAACAAAGATATCAGGTTCGATTCTGACCATTTTAACACAAGTTCATCGGAAGATGATCCTTACTCTAAAGATTTAAACTTTCCAAAAGTAGAGCAATCACCGTTACTACCCAGCAATATTGAAGGTGTTAGTATGATTCGCAGCATGATAAATACAGTGGGGGGAAACCTAGTTGCAAATATGTTTCAATCTACAGTTTACAGTAGACTGCCagaaacaaagaaaagaaatgcCAGTGGCAGTGATAGCGATTTTGAATTGGTGGATGCCAATGAGCTTGATTACGATTCAAAATAA
- the l(3)80Fg gene encoding dnaJ homolog subfamily C member 16, which produces MKWDSFCVLRIVSLPFILFLCVLGELGNPYTILGVHPRASQQEIRRAYIQLAKEWHPDKSKSPQAEERFVEIKQAYELLSDPERRSLYDKKGITEDGFYKRPERQAFFTQNPFDDMFGPQGAHFNFQENDITFFHKLSITTRHYDNVILPRSEKNPYLLFFYTDWCFSCLLSAPHCRKLSENLGPLGIDFVTVHSAREPNLSRRLNVPSVPSLVFLIDGRSYVYKEGISNIPKIIEFMKSKFPYKLVSKVGEDNLNEFLNGWTDNRVRGLILPHKVNIRLRYLVTAFHFRNRVAFGMAETGIIHSKYKVPTDMDTVLIFNENISFPVASVTMKDIPSSTLHNIISSNQYLALPRLSSQGVLDELCPCAWNKPKMKICVALVTDDSTVHDPHRQTFRQYAKDFPYSGEKVRFAYMYHKRQATFINALKQDGEYVEPLLRIVVFWRLDTSRIKYEWAPVKWELDSLTNLNNSHEKLAETILRLLKSTETFPYEAYVTDLFDEHAVSLLKRIFLRMSQFVDYLYDNLDKKQVLPVLSIIGTISFILSIGYFMAHLVEREEKTIKQMKANQESGNNNNNTNPPYQPELRLHELRSEKYNGLVRLLKPGCRTILLILDMQSRQQLVPPFHRAVWPYRKNKTLNFAFMYIERGLSWYKELLQLSLFEERNLNINPRNCVGTVLSLNGHRKYFCMFHAKHTESKQKQMKVGIKTNQKDCESGAFIGFNSEDSESESEEILLQKNLLDDLSIWLDRLFEGTTQRYHINYWPEFPIK; this is translated from the exons ATGAAATGGGACTCCTTCTGTGTTCTACGAATCGTCAGTCTCCCATTTATCCTGTTTCTGTGCGTTTTAGGAGAATTAGGTAACCCCTACACAATTTTGGGTGTACATCCTAGGGCCTCTCAACAAGAGATCAGGCGAGCTTATATACAACTAGCTAAAGAATG GCATCCTGACAAATCTAAATCACCACAAGCCGAAGAGAGGTTTGTAGAAATTAAGCAGGCATATGAACTTCTTTCTGATCCAGAAAGGCGTTCATTATATGACAAGAAGGGGATTACTGAAGATGGCTTTTATAAAAGGCCTGAGCGTCAAGCATTTTTCACCCAGAATCCATTTGATGACATGTTTGGGCCTCAGGGAgctcattttaattttcaggaaaatgaCATAACTTTTTTCCACAAATTATCAATAACTACCAG ACATTATGATAATGTAATTTTACCCAGAAGTGAAAAGAACCCATATCTGCTCTTCTTCTACACAGATTGGtgtttttcatgtttattGTCGGCACCTCATTGCCGCAAATTAAGCGAGAATTTGGGGCCGTTGGGCATTGATTTTGTGACAGTACACTCAGCCAGGGAGCCAAATTTGAGTAGGCGATTAAATGTGCCATCAGTACCATCTTTAGTTTTTCTTATTGATGGTCGATCCTACGTTTACAAGGAGGGAATCTctaatattccaaaaattattg aatttatgAAAAGCAAGTTTCCTTATAAGTTGGTTTCTAAAGTTGGTgaagataatttaaatgaatttctcAATGGATGGACAGACAATAGAGTTAGAGGCTTGATACTGCCacataaagtaaatattaggTTACGCTATTTGGTTACAGCATTCCATTTTCGAAATAGAGTAGCTTTTGG AATGGCTGAAACTGGCATCATTCATAGTAAATATAAAGTGCCAACAGACATGGATACAGTGCTCATATTTAATGAGAATATATCCTTCCCAGTGGCCAGTGTAACAATGAAAGATATACCTTCGTCAACATTGCACAATATCATTTCTTCAAACCAATATTTGGCACTTCCAAGGCTGTCATCCCAG GGTGTATTGGATGAACTATGTCCTTGTGCATGGAACAAGCCTAAAATGAAGATATGTGTTGCATTGGTAACAGATGATTCAACAGTTCATGATCCTCATAGGCAAACATTTAGGCAGTATGCAAAAGATTTTCCATATAGCGGTGAAAAAGTTCGTTTCGCCTATATGTATCACAAGAGGCAGGCAACATTTATAAATGCCCTTAAACAAG ATGGTGAATATGTAGAACCATTACTGCGAATAGTAGTGTTTTGGAGACTAGACACGTCTCGGATAAAATACGAATGGGCACCGGTTAAGTGGGAACTTGATAGTTTAACTAACCTAAACAACAGCCATGAAAAGCTAGCCGAAACGATCTTGAGACTGTTGAAATCAACTGAAACTTTCCCATATGAGGCATACGTCACT GACTTATTTGACGAGCATGCTGTAAGTCTTCTTAAAAGGATCTTCTTGCGAATGTCGCAATTTGTAGATTATCTTTATGACAATCTTGACAAAAAGCAGGTTTTACCGGTGCTATCAATTATTGGGACCATTTCGTTTATTTTGAGTATAGGCTATTTTATGGCTCATCTTGT TGAAAGAGAAGAGAAAACCATCAAACAAATGAAAGCTAACCAAGAGTCTggtaacaacaataataacacGAATCCTCCGTACCAACCCGAGTTAAGACTGCACGAATTGAGGTCTGAAAAGTATAATGGGTTGGTGAGGTTATTAAAACCAGGCTGcagaacaattttattgattttggaTATGCAATCTAGGCAGCAACTGGTTCCTCCTTTTCATCGGGCCGTGTGGCCCTATCGCAA AAATAAGACGCTTAATTTTGCCTTCATGTATATTGAAAGAGGCTTAAGTTGGTATAAGGAATTATTACAGCTATCTTTGTTTGAAGAAAGAAACCTAAATATAAATCCAAGAAATTGTGTTGGGACTGTATTGTCATTAAATGGacatagaaaatatttctgcaTGTTCCATGCAAAGCATACAGAAAGTAAGCAAAAG CAAATGAAAGTTGGCATAAAGACGAACCAAAAAGACTGCGAAAGCGGTGCATTTATAGGATTCAATTCTGAAGACTCCGAATCCGAGTCAGAAGAAATTCTCCTCCAAAAGAACCTTTTAGATGATTTGTCCATTTGGTTAGATCGTCTCTTTGAAGGCACCACTCAAAGATACCACATCAATTACTGGCCGGAATTTCCTATTAAGTAA
- the Grx5 gene encoding uncharacterized monothiol glutaredoxin ycf64-like, protein MNILTKSRNLMVTGLSVKRLIASKSSDEIKKLVSHNKVVVFMKGVPEQPQCGFSNAVVQILRMHGVPYESHNVLADESLRQGIKEYSNWPTIPQVFINGEFVGGCDIMLQLHQSGDLIEELEKVGIKSALLDKSEENKTDNVKK, encoded by the coding sequence ATGAACATCCTCACCAAAAGCCGAAATCTTATGGTTACCGGACTAAGCGTGAAACGATTAATTGCCTCAAAGTCCTCAGACGAAATCAAGAAACTAGTCAGTCACAACAAAGTAGTCGTTTTTATGAAAGGTGTACCTGAACAACCTCAATGTGGATTTAGCAATGCTGTGGTACAAATTTTAAGGATGCACGGGGTACCATATGAGTCCCACAATGTACTTGCAGATGAATCTCTTAGGCAAGGTATTAAAGAGTACTCAAATTGGCCTACAATTCCACAAGTGTTTATCAATGGGGAATTTGTGGGCGGATGTGACATTATGCTGCAGTTGCATCAGTCAGGAGATCTCATTGAAGAACTGGAAAAAGTTGGTATTAAAAGTGCCTTGTTAGATAAATCAGAGGAGAATAAGACAgacaatgtaaaaaaatag
- the MESR4 gene encoding uncharacterized protein MESR4: protein MEHGLDVSFPNLSSKYIKSGPELPTMANFPDDLVTENNENNQTIHSLQVNGENTRDGLEKDSSESDALVIDESVPKPKRRTKAKSQIRRLKKSSMLVANESDIVSPHQTVSNAFMSPLRCETNSEQVCNECEPPEDGSDERTPLSLLPSEVPQECPGILSSENTQTSENFSVNSEEVISEPELECNVSQSDNVVQINQEFIAHSNPYFQQSLFELSQLHQPNTCETLTCETTCNSTLKPSINAKPKLTEYAQYLGLQPAIQFKCPKCSKSGFETLLSLQDHFLQCTAIQHSEKCNENGNVSGFKLTRKVFLCSACGTYYENWNLYIHMLEFHKRYICLYCLGMFSVLEDLCQHIESRHNIEPGTKNTLEDFYNTYNEACYLVCCECNQEFNERDDFFYHKCTKPVAKSKPKQVKQVIPPECHVTGDFGAGSNDINQTKSPHDKCRTESEDYICDDKSRNKTSLENSRLAEDAKAAPEQVAHNNVKPEETEMDLSNNSDSDSCSSKSEEYGANMQNTIDTEQNGNSNINKADSHEHDTLGFSGNCEDSQEQDHSMDVSMDALERTEDFSTYIEEPVETRKVPKLSLKLPKPGIYTDNPEDSDDSDKMSLQDVDNIASENENGPLASDPGDDEPVDDTGLDAEVEDSQENLENILHEEHKLPVIPEYNVAGPEIPVVEIELDQPLDKMDIRILLQKCLQATVPTCIYCNHARRIAVNGKQLGLHAITEHRYSAINKSITEEELIPESFNIVIKDSLDELETEYFNLESGFSQEAITFSHVFECFQCYYSTMVHKELYLHNRKFHSKNLLLCIMCKSNFYSYSELICHLCPGVYVLDCDLLFRCCMCVSDDLPSSFRLMVHLRKKHNICDVCLEMCHNQNKLSNHVWKHKLHHFCYRCGIAYRNKPDITRHLFWKHGTESVLCKKCLQKKWPHVYHFCVPPPSFLCEECNLSFSRAVSLKVHKRLHTYEKKHPCTWEDCTDSFISKKLMLKHLKRHTDPPEDIQVHEEEIKVDPELQEEEGEKNDTNKQSEETAENEEASKLVKQKVDVYDLPELNLSESDSSDTESDAEKLDEKVETIDNNLDTTRDIPITETLPEEEQSQILALNDNSIPEQSALEPENNDQPPPEDTSSVMQDIWDNFKTYQANKEKMDHMLIGEPDIREDKTYVPDIPIPVVEEGISLEVALRDHDYSANPETALQPPDALIEVKPSLESAESVDHDYCFQKGDEEDNTVKPVSAVPPPLDYVSDVTKANSPRKRTNSSSSSSSGSDSSCECGSSCSCSDSSSGSSSSSSNSSNSDSSTEEGRKRQQQRRLKRKERNKALDKKGEISEQPKEDVSVINQSDATEMPIKESDLETTESETDEEFYDREPQKFAKKILEEKRAQLLAEMGPNMVPNGSFIESTSRPPTPPEGTMDAEPSVPKKKKKSKKRKKRKSEKKAALEARTYCAAIINAESIVPAPPPTVPYYQQFHQMESQTPTVAPITLSLMRNSPVTVLQTPPLPTFTDTSTLTRQESNASDKSVRASKRRRVPNKFYGYSSDEDGDKSQSVKRTKVEINRTIPAPPSPKLVPPITIKTSVQSSPVITSPRTPTVEPITLKLPKNRHSEKNRRRPPIPPIRLPAPRRPRPPPTNEDSGSDSNESDVDNFPAYQPQVAAGPPQPQLYCYCRCPYDEVSEMIGCDSNDCEIEWFHFECVGIMVPPKGQWFCPDCRKKKQQRLLS from the exons ATGGAACATGGGTTGGATGTTTCCTTTCCTAATTTGTCATCTAAGTACATTAAAAGTGGACCTGAACTCCCGACAATGGCCAATTTTCCAGATGACCTTGTgactgaaaataatgaaaacaatcAGACTATACATTCTCTTCAAGTAAATGGAGAAAACACCAGAGATGGCTTGGAGAAAGACAGCTCAGAAAGTGATGCCTTGGTTATTGATGAAAGTGTCCCTAAACCAAAAAGAAGAACTAAGGCTAAAAGCCAAATCAGAAGACTTAAGAAAAGTAGTATGCTAGTTGCAAACGAAAGTGACATAGTGTCCCCTCACCAAACTGTTTCAAATGCCTTTATGTCCCCTCTCAGATGTGAGACAAATAGTGAACAAGTTTGCAATGAGTGTGAGCCTCCAGAAGATGGAAGTGATGAGAGGACACCACTGTCATTACTTCCAAGTGAGGTACCTCAAGAGTGTCCAGGGATTTTGTCAAGTGAAAACACGCAAACTAGTGAGAACTTCAGTGTAAATAGTGAAGAAGTGATTAGTGAACCTGAGTTAGAGTGTAATGTGTCCCAGTCAGACAATGTAGTGCAAATCAACCAAGAATTTATAGCTCACTCAAATCCATATTTTCAGCAGTCTCTATTTGAGCTATCGCAACTGCATCAGCCAAACACTTGTGAGACTTTGACTTGTGAAACTACTTGCAATAGTACCTTAAAACCTTCAATTAATGCCAAACCAAAATTAACAGAATATGCCCAATATTTAGGTCTTCAGCCagcaattcaatttaaatgccCAAAATGTAGCAAATCGGGTTTTGAAACATTGTTGTCTCTGCAAGACCACTTTTTACAGTGCACTGCCATTCAACATTCAGAAAAATGTAACGAAAATGGAAATGTATCAggatttaaattaacaagaaaggtttttttatgcTCCGCATGTGGCACTTATTATGAAAACTGGAATTTGTATATACACATGTTGGAGTTTCACAAGCGCTATATATGCTTGTATTGTTTGGGTATGTTTTCTGTGTTAGAAGATTTATGCCAGCACATTGAGTCAAGGCACAATATTGAACCTGGCACTAAAAACACATTAGAGGATTTttataatacttataatgaaGCATGTTATTTAGTTTGTTGCGAGTGCAATCAGGAATTCAATGAAAGAGATGACTTTTTCTATCATAAGTGCACAAAGCCTGTGGCAAAAAGCAAGCCAAAGCAAGTTAAACAAGTTATTCCTCCCGAATGTCATGTGACTGGAGATTTTGGAGCAGGGTCTAATGATATTAATCAAACAAAATCCCCTCATGATAAATGTAGAACTGAAAGTGAGGATTACATCTGTGATGATAAAAGTCGCAATAAAACTTCCCTTGAGAATTCAAGGTTAGCTGAAGATGCAAAAGCTGCACCTGAACAGGTAGCTCACAACAATGTGAAACCAGAAGAAACTGAGATGGATTTGTCAAATAATTCAGATAGTGACAGCTGCAGTAGTAAAAGTGAAGAGTATGGTGCCAATATGCAAAATACCATAGACACTGAACAAAATGGCAATTCAAATATTAACAAAGCAGATTCACATGAACATGATACTCTAGGCTTTTCAGGTAATTGTGAAGACAGCCAGGAGCAGGATCACTCTATGGATGTGTCTATGGATGCTTTGGAGAGAACAGAGGATTTTTCAACATATATCGAAGAGCCTGTTGAAACACGGAAAGTGCCAAAATTGTCTCTAAAGTTGCCTAAACCTGGAATATATACAGACAATCCAGAAGATAGTGATGACAGTGATAAGATGTCATTACAAGATGTCGATAATATAGCtagtgaaaatgaaaatgggcCTCTAGCAAGTGATCCAGGAGATGATGAACCAGTAGATGATACAGGTCTCGATGCAG AAGTTGAAGATAGTCAAGAAAACCTGGAAAACATTTTGCATGAAGAACATAAGTTACCTGTTATTCCTGAGTACAATGTAGCCGGTCCAGAAATACCAGTTGTTGAAATTGAGCTGGACCAGCCTTTAGATAAAATGGATATCAGAATTTTACTACAAAAATGCCTCCAAGCAACTGTTCCCACCTGCATTTACTGCAACCATGCCCGCCGAATAGCAGTAAATGGCAAGCAGCTGGGCCTCCACGCCATCACTGAGCATCGATACTCCGCCATAAACAAAAGCATAACAGAAGAGGAACTTATACCTGAAAGCTttaatattgtaataaaagaTTCCTTGGATGAACTAGAGACTGAATATTTCAACTTAGAATCAGGATTCTCTCAGGAAGCCATCACCTTTTCACATGTCTTCGAGTGCTTTCAGTGTTACTACAGCACAATGGTTCATAAAGAACTGTATCTGCACAATCGCAAATTCCATTCCAAAAACTTGCTCTTGTGCATCATGTGCAAAAGCAACTTTTATAGTTATAGTGAACTGATATGTCACCTGTGCCCAGGGGTGTACGTTTTAGACTGTGATCTTCTTTTTCGATGCTGTATGTGCGTTAGTGACGACCTACCTTCATCCTTTAGGCTTATGGTGCACTTGAGGAAGAAGCACAATATCTGTGATGTTTGCTTAGAGATGTGTCATAATCAGAATAAACTATCTAACCATGTATGGAAGCATAAGTTACATCACTTTTGTTATAGGTGTGGAATTGCCTATAG AAATAAACCGGATATTACAAGACACTTGTTTTGGAAGCATGGAACTGAGAGCGTCCTTTGTAAGAAATGTCTCCAAAAAAAGTGGCCCCATGTATATCACTTTTGCGTCCCCCCACCTTCATTTCTTTGCGAGGAATGCAATTTATCATTTTCGCGGGCAGTTTCTTTAAAA gTACACAAGAGATTGCACACATACGAAAAGAAGCACCCCTGTACATGGGAAGACTGCACGGATagttttatttcgaaaaaactgaTGCTCAAACATCTAAAGCGACACACTGACCCTCCCGAAGACATTCAAGTTCATGAAGAAGAGATTAAAGTAGATCCCGAATTACAAGAGGAAGAGGGCGAAAAGAATGACACTAATAAACAATCCGAGGAAACTGCTGAAAACGAGGAAGCTTCGAAACTTGTTAAGCAAAAAGTAGACGTCTACGATTTGCCCGAACTTAATCTCTCCGAAAGTGACAGCAGTGATACTGAGAGCGACGCGGAGAAGCTTGACGAAAAAGTAGAAACTATTGACAATAACCTAGATACTACTCGGGATATTCCAATAACAGAGACATTACCTGAAGAAGAGCAATCACAAATTTTAGCATTGAATGACAATTCCATTCCCGAGCAAAGTGCTCTTGAGCCTGAGAATAACGATCAGCCCCCTCCAGAAGACACGTCATCGGTGATGCAAGATATATGGGACAATTTCAAGACTTATCAAgccaacaaagaaaaaatggatCATATGCTTATAGGGGAACCAGATATACGAGAGGATAAGACGTATGTTCCAGATATTCCCATACCCGTGGTTGAAGAAGGGATTAGCTTGGAGGTGGCGTTGAGGGACCATGATTATAGTGCTAACCCTGAAACGGCTTTACAGCCACCGGATGCTCTAATTGAGGTTAAG CCTTCCCTGGAATCTGCCGAAAGCGTAGACCACGACTACTGCTTCCAGAAAGGGGATGAGGAAGACAATACCGTTAAGCCTGTATCCGCAGTGCCTCCTCCACTTGACTATGTATCAGATGTTACCAAAGCCAACTCTCCAAGAAAGCGCACAAACTCCAGCAGTTCGTCAAGTAGCGGTAGCGATTCAAGCTGCGAATGTGGCTCCAGTTGTTCATGTTCGGATAGCAGTTCGGGAAGTTCCAGTTCTAGTTCCAATAGTTCTAATTCAGACAGTTCAACTGAAGAGGGCAGGAAGAGGCAGCAGCAACGGAGACTAAAGCGAAAAGAGAGAAATAAGGCGTTGGATAAGAAGGGAGAAATATCGGAACAGCCCAAGGAAGACGTTTCGGTGATCAACCAATCCGATGCAACGGAAATGCCAATTAAGGAGTCTGACTTAGAGACCACTGAAAGTGAAACAGATGAGGAGTTTTATGACAG agAACCACAGaaatttgcaaagaaaatCCTAGAGGAAAAACGTGCTCAACTTTTGGCCGAAATGGGACCTAACATGGTGCCGAACGGTTCTTTCATCGAAAGCACTAGTCGGCCTCCTACGCCTCCTGAAGGAACCATGGATGCAGAACCAA gCGTTcccaaaaagaagaaaaaaagtaaaaagcgCAAGAAACGAAAAAGCGAGAAAAAAGCAGCTCTGGAAGCGAGGACCTATTGTGCTGCGATAATAAATGCGGAGTCCATAGTGCCTGCCCCGCCGCCAACTGTGCCGTACTACCAACAATTCCATCAAATGGAGAGTCAGACGCCAACAGTGGCACCAATTACCCTTTCACTTATGAGAAATTCGCCGGTTACAGTCTTACAGACGCCGCCCCTACCGACATTCACG GATACTTCAACGTTGACTCGTCAGGAATCGAATGCGTCAGACAAAAGTGTGCGAGCTTCTAAACGTCGTAGAGtaccaaacaaattttatggaTACTCGAGCGACGAGGATGGGGACAAGTCTCAGTCTGTGAAACGGACCAAAGTGGAAATCAATAGA ACGATTCCTGCGCCGCCCTCCCCAAAGCTGGTTCCGCCAATTACCATTAAGACGTCAGTTCAGTCATCTCCGGTGATAACGTCACCTCGCACCCCCACAGTTGAACCAATAACCTTAAAATTACCCAAGAATCGCCACTCAGAAAAGAATCGACGAAGA CCGCCAATACCTCCTATACGTTTACCGGCACCTCGACGTCCGCGACCACCTCCAACGAATGAAGACAGCGGGTCTGACTCCAACGAATCGGATGTCGACAATTTTCCGGCTTATCAGCCTCAAGTCGCAGCAGGGCCACCTCAGCCTCAGTTGTACTGTTACTGTAGGTGCCCTTACGATGAAGTTTCGGAGATGATCGG atgTGATTCTAATGATTGCGAAATCGAATGGTTTCATTTCGAGTGCGTGGGCATAATGGTTCCTCCGAAAGGTCAGTGGTTCTGCCCGGATTGTAGGAAAAAGAAGCAACAACGTCTTctgtcttaa